From Planctomycetota bacterium, the proteins below share one genomic window:
- a CDS encoding methyltransferase: MDIWLGSAGRSGRREPFADGALVVCSRKGVHPSEAALLHALPKGRGGSALVVNSTEALAGLALRALNPDLAVHCHFDDAWDLAAARANVKRQRRLAPELGLAPDPPEGPWDFVVLPFGMAGVAELVHERLAFALRCLRPGGLLFTSTDNRSDRFLHEAVVGLFGSATSVPGPTRRSGVAYVARRPREPKLRPREFRRTFTVREGEGVLSFVSRPGVFCHGRLDDGTRALLAALDVGEARRILDLGCGVGVLGLIAARRSPASRVTLVDSHARAIECTQANAAALGVESRCQAFVSADPLGDLSPGFDLVVSNPPYYGHYRIAQMFLDTAAKVLVPAGRILLVTKDPDWHLEAARERFANVESRRAGGYAIVTATRRA, translated from the coding sequence ATGGATATCTGGCTGGGAAGCGCGGGCAGATCGGGGCGGCGAGAACCCTTCGCCGACGGGGCGCTCGTGGTCTGCTCGCGCAAGGGCGTGCACCCCAGCGAAGCGGCCCTGCTCCACGCCCTGCCCAAGGGCCGCGGCGGCTCCGCCCTCGTGGTCAACAGCACCGAAGCTCTCGCAGGCCTGGCCCTCCGCGCCCTGAACCCCGACCTGGCCGTGCACTGCCACTTCGACGACGCCTGGGACCTTGCGGCCGCACGGGCCAACGTGAAGCGGCAACGGCGCCTCGCGCCCGAGCTCGGTCTCGCTCCCGACCCGCCCGAAGGCCCCTGGGACTTCGTGGTTCTACCCTTTGGCATGGCCGGCGTGGCGGAGCTGGTCCACGAGCGGCTTGCCTTCGCCCTGAGGTGCCTGAGGCCCGGCGGCCTGCTCTTCACGAGCACCGACAACCGCTCCGACCGCTTCCTGCACGAGGCGGTCGTCGGGCTCTTCGGCTCCGCCACCTCGGTGCCCGGCCCCACGCGCCGCAGCGGCGTGGCCTATGTCGCCCGACGCCCCAGGGAGCCGAAGCTCCGCCCGCGGGAGTTCCGTCGCACCTTCACCGTGCGAGAAGGGGAGGGCGTGCTGTCGTTCGTCTCGCGGCCCGGCGTCTTCTGCCACGGCCGGCTCGACGACGGCACGCGCGCGCTGCTCGCCGCGCTCGACGTGGGCGAGGCGAGACGCATCCTCGACCTCGGCTGCGGCGTGGGGGTGCTCGGCCTCATCGCCGCGCGTCGCAGCCCGGCATCCCGCGTGACGCTCGTGGATTCCCACGCCCGCGCCATCGAGTGCACACAGGCCAATGCCGCCGCGCTCGGGGTCGAGAGCCGCTGCCAAGCCTTTGTCTCGGCCGACCCGCTCGGCGACCTGTCGCCCGGCTTCGACCTCGTGGTCTCGAATCCGCCCTACTACGGCCACTACCGCATCGCCCAGATGTTCCTCGACACGGCCGCGAAGGTCCTTGTCCCCGCAGGCCGCATCCTGCTCGTGACCAAGGACCCCGACTGGCACCTCGAGGCGGCTCGAGAGCGCTTCGCCAACGTCGAGTCCCGGCGGGCCGGCGGCTATGCGATTGTGACGGCGACGCGGCGGGCTTGA